Within the Streptomyces vilmorinianum genome, the region AGAGATGGTGGGACAACAGGTCGACCAGCCCGCGCAGATCGACCTGGAAGCTGTTGACGTCCGGCGCCGTCTCGTGGTCCGGGGTGGCGGAAGTCATGGTGCATCACCTCGTGTGTGCGCATGGGTGAACAAGCGACCTCGAGGACCCCCCCTCATAGATCGCGAACTGAGACACAGAGTAAGGGCCGCCACGGACAGTCGCCTCGGAGATATGCGCGGTCCGCACGGCCCTTCCCTCCGTTCCGACCAGTCGGTACGTTGCGGTGGAGTCGCCCGAGCGCCCTGGAGGACGTCATGCACGAGCCCGAGCATCACGCTTCGCCCGCCCCCGTGATCGAGGGCCACTGCGACCCCCGCTTCGGCGCGGTACGGGACGCCTTCGCGTCCAACTTCCGCGAGCGGGACGAGCTCGGCGCCGCGGTGACGGTCCAGATCCACGGCGAGACCGTGGTGGACCTGTGGGGCGGCTGGGCGGACGCCGCCCGCACGTGCCGCTGGGAACGCGACACGCTGGTCAACGTCTGGTCCACGACCAAGGGCGTGACCGCGCTCTGCGCCCACCTGCTGGCGGACCGCGGGCTGCTCGATCTCGACGCTCCGGTCGCCGCGTACTGGCCCGAGTTCGGCGCGGCCGGCAAGGAGGCGCTTCCCGTACGCCACCTCCTCTCCCACCGCGCGGGTCTGGCGGGTCTGCGGGAGCCGCTGACCCTCGAGGAGTTCTACGACTGGGAGGTGACGACCGCCCGGCTGGCCGCGACGGAGCCGTGGTGGGAGCCCGGCACCCGGTCCGGCTACCACGCGATGACGTACGGCTTCCTGGTCGGCGAGGTGATCCGGCGCATCACCGGCCGGCTGCCCAGCGCCTTCCTCCGCGACGAGATCACCGGCCCTCTGGACGTCGACTTCACCATCGGGCTGCCCGAGAAGGAGGCGGACCGGGCGGCGGAGCTGGTGCATCCGCGCGCCGCCTCGGCCGGCGAACAGGCTGCGGTCTTCGCCCAGTTGGCGCCCGCGGCGCAGGCCGCCCTGGCCAACCCGCTCGTCGGTGCCGCGCAGGCCAACAGCCCCGAGTGGCGCGCCGCCGAGCTGCCTGCGGCGAACGGGCACGGAACGGCCCGCGCGGTCGCCACGCTGTACGGGGTCTTCGCCGGGCGAGGCCGGTCGGGAGACCACCGCGTCCTCTCCGAGCAGGCCGCGGAACGCGCGCGTGAGGGACAGGGAGCCTGTCGGGACCTGATGCTGGGCGCGGGCTTCGCCCATGACACGGAGTGCGCCCTCGGCCTCTGGCTCAGCGGCCCCAACTCCTCCTACGGCCCCAACCCCCGGGCCTTCGGACACGACGGTTTCGGTGGCTCCTGCGGCCTGGCGGACCCGGAATCGGGCGTCTCGCTGGGCTACGTGATGAACCGCATGGGGCCCGACATCGCGGACGACCCTCGCAAAATGGCCCTGGTCGAGGCGGTGTACGCGGCGCTCTGACGTCGGCGCACACGGGGTGGGCTCCCGACGGCGACGGGAAGGCGGCGGGAACCGGACACCCGGCCCGCTGGGGCGAAGGGGCACGATTGCGGCATTGGGAGGTGCCGGCGTCCGGACCACTGCCCCCTGGACGCCCCCTCTTCCGAGGCAACGCGGACCGGGCACCCTCACGGCCCCGGCCGAGGCGGCACGGGGAAGTGTGCGCCCGCTACTCCTTCGCGACGCCGACCGGGGCCCTGTCCGCCGGGGTGCCGGTGGTGGCCGTGCACGAGGCGCGGGGGCGGGGTGCCTCGGGGGTTGAACTGGAGAATCGGTACGAGTCCCTCCGCTTTCTCGCCTCACACCACGGCCCCCGACCCCGGGCCCATCAGCACCTCCTGAAAGTACGTCAGCAAAGTCCGGTAAGCGTTTGCACTCCACTCTCCGCTCGCGTCGGCCACGGAGGGACCTCCACCCGCCCCCGGCGCCCACACGACTTTGGACCACATGGACGCGCGTAGATCGGCCGAAAGGCGTTCTTGCCGCGGGCACCGTCCGGATTCGAGGATTCCCCCCATCGAGATTGACAGGTTCATGTCGGAGCACCCTCCGACCCGGCCCTGTCGACCCCGTTTCAAGGGCCCGCCCACCCAGCGAGCCCCCAATCCCCCACCGGAGGATGCAGTGAACCTCAAGCGTCTGTCCCCCCTTGGCGGCGCGGCGAAGGGCGCCCGGCTGATCGCCGTGGCCTCCGCGCTCCTGGCCGCCTCAGCGCTTGCCGCGCCCAGCTCGTCCGCGGCGACGGCCGAGGCCGGCCGGGCCACCGCCGCCCAACTCGCCGTCGCCGACGACGCCGTACGCGGAGCCGACGTGCCCGGCACCGCGTGGTACACCGACCAGGCGACCGGGAAGCTCGTCGTCACCGCCGACTCCACCGTCTCCGCCACCGAGATCGCCAAGATCAAGAAGGCGGTCGGCGACCGCGCCTCCGCCCTGGAGATCAAGCGCACTCCCGGCGCGTTCAACAAGCTGATCGCGGGTGGCCAGGCCATCTACGCGGGCGGCGGCGGGCGCTGCTCCCTCGGCTTCAACGTCCGCAGCGGCACGACGTACTACGCCCTGACGGCCGGTCACTGCACCAACATCGCCAGTACCTGGTACACCAACTCGTCGAACACGACGGTGCTCGGCACCCGGGCCGGTTCCAGCTTCCCGACCAACGACTACGGCATCATCCGCCACTCCAACGCCTCGGCGGCGGACGGCCGCGTCTACCTCTACAACGGCAGCTACCGCGACATCACCGGCGCGGGCAACGCCTACGTGGGCCAGTCCGTCCAGCGCAGCGGCAGCACCACCGGACTGCGCGGCGGCACGGTCACCGGTCTCAACGCGACCGTCAACTACGGCGGTGGCGACATCGTCTACGGCCTGATCCAGACCAACGTCTGCGCCGAACCGGGTGACAGCGGCGGCGCGATGTTCGCCGGCAGCACCGCGCTCGGCCTCACCTCCGGCGGCAGCGGCAACTGCTCCAGCGGCGGCACCACGTTCTTCCAGCCGGTGACGGAGGCCCTCAGCGCGTACGGCGTGAGCGTCTTCTAGTTCCGGCGGATCCGGTACGCACCACCTCGCGGGCACACAGGCCGGCGGTCCCTCCCGGGGGCCGCCGGCCTTCCGGCCCTCGCGGCGGGGCCGGGGGATCCAAGCGGTGTCCGACCTGGTCGGTATCGTGCACCGAACATATGAGCCCTGCCCCTCACTTGCCCCCTGGAGGCCCTACGGTGCGCCGCCGGCTCCCGCCACTTCTCGCGGCTCTCCTCGCGGTCCTGTCCCCGCCGCACCCGCGAGCGCGGCGGACGCCGCCGACTGCACCGCCCCGGGCGTCGAACGCTTCGGCACGGCCTCGCCCACCGGCGCGATCGTCGGCGCCGTCGTGCACGAGGGGCGTGGTTACGTCGTCACCCGCGGCCGGAAGCCCCCGGTCCTCGCCGAGTACGACCTCGCCACGCGCACCGTCGTGCGCGAGACCGCGATTCCCGACGGCCCCGGCCCCGGCACGCCCGAGGGCGCATGGGCGATGGCCCTGTCGGGCGGCAAGATCTACATCGGTACGTACGTCGATCCCAGCCTGTACCGCTACGACCCCGCCACGGGCACGGTCACGCACCTGAAGACCTTCGGCGGCGAGGGCGGCTTCATATGGAGCCTCGCGGCCGCCCCGGACGGGGTCCTCTACGCGGGCACCTATCCGAGCGGCCGGGTGTGGGAGTACAACCCCGCCACCGGGGCCGCCCAGGACCTCGGGGTGCTCTCCACCGGCGAGCGCTACGTCCGGGCCGTCGCCGCCGACGCCACGAACGTCTACGCGGGCCTGCTCGACTCCGGCAAGCTGCTGGCGATCAACCGGTCCACCAGGACGGTCCGTGTCCTGGCCACCAACCCCGGCGGCTTCTCCACCGTCTCCGTCGGCCGCACCCGCCTGCGCGCCGGCAGCGGCAGCACCCTGTTCGACGTGCGGACGGACGGCACCGACCTGCGGAAGGTCGCCCTGCCCGCCGGTACGTCGATCGACTCGATCGGCCTCGCCCCTGACTACACCGCGTACCTCTCCATCCGTCCGGGCGGCCTGGTCGCCCGCTACCGCACCGCGGAGCCCCTGAAGTGGTACCCGGCCCCGCGGGTCGGCGAGGGGACCCGGGGCCTGTTCCTCGACGGCTCCACGCTCACCGGCTTCTCCGGCAGCGGCGGAGTGTGGCAACTGGACGTCGACACCGAGCAGTCGGCGTACACCGACCTGTTGAAGGCGGGCCTGAGCGAGGGTGCCGAGCGGCCGCAGTCGATCCTCCGGGCGACCGACGGCACGGTCTGGGTGGGCGGCCACTTCAACGTCACCGTGCACGACACCGTCGCCCGGACGCATCGCTCGATCTGGGTGCCGGGCGAGCCGAAGGCGCTTGTCCAGCGCGGGGGGAAGATCTACGCGGCGATCTACCCGAGCGGCCGGATCGTCGAGATCGACCCGGCGCAGGGCGACGCCGTGCGCGAACTCGCCTTCCTGCCCAGCGGCCGGCAGCGCCCGTGGGACATGGAGTACGACCCCGTCACCGACCGGCTCCTGGTGGCCTCCGCGCCGCTCCTTCGCCGCGTACCACCGCCCGCCCGACGCGACCGTGGGGCGCACGCTGGGTCTGGGCCGGCTGACCCTCGCGAGCGCGGGGGCCCTCCTCGACGACGTGTGTCCGGTTACCGTCTCGCCGACCATCCGGGCGCGGCTGCTCGCGGAGGGAGCCGGACATCCCGGCGTCCTCACCGCCCTGGCCGGGCGCCTCTCCCCCGCGCAGCTGACGGGCGCGGCGCCGCTGCCGTACCCCCTGGTCCAGGACCCGCTGCTCGCCGAGGTCTATCGGGGCCTGCTGGAGGGCCTGCCCGCGGCGTACGGACGGCTGCTGACGCTCGTGGCCGTCGCCGGCGAGGCGACGGCCGGCTCCCCGGGGCAGCCGGCGCAGGCGGGCGGTGTCGGCGCGGACGCCGTCCTGGCCGCTGCCCGCGCCACCAAGGTCCCGCCCGGGACCCTCGACGCTCTTCTCGTGGACGGGCTGCTGCGCGGCCCGCGCGAGGCA harbors:
- a CDS encoding serine hydrolase domain-containing protein — translated: MHEPEHHASPAPVIEGHCDPRFGAVRDAFASNFRERDELGAAVTVQIHGETVVDLWGGWADAARTCRWERDTLVNVWSTTKGVTALCAHLLADRGLLDLDAPVAAYWPEFGAAGKEALPVRHLLSHRAGLAGLREPLTLEEFYDWEVTTARLAATEPWWEPGTRSGYHAMTYGFLVGEVIRRITGRLPSAFLRDEITGPLDVDFTIGLPEKEADRAAELVHPRAASAGEQAAVFAQLAPAAQAALANPLVGAAQANSPEWRAAELPAANGHGTARAVATLYGVFAGRGRSGDHRVLSEQAAERAREGQGACRDLMLGAGFAHDTECALGLWLSGPNSSYGPNPRAFGHDGFGGSCGLADPESGVSLGYVMNRMGPDIADDPRKMALVEAVYAAL
- a CDS encoding S1 family peptidase — translated: MNLKRLSPLGGAAKGARLIAVASALLAASALAAPSSSAATAEAGRATAAQLAVADDAVRGADVPGTAWYTDQATGKLVVTADSTVSATEIAKIKKAVGDRASALEIKRTPGAFNKLIAGGQAIYAGGGGRCSLGFNVRSGTTYYALTAGHCTNIASTWYTNSSNTTVLGTRAGSSFPTNDYGIIRHSNASAADGRVYLYNGSYRDITGAGNAYVGQSVQRSGSTTGLRGGTVTGLNATVNYGGGDIVYGLIQTNVCAEPGDSGGAMFAGSTALGLTSGGSGNCSSGGTTFFQPVTEALSAYGVSVF